In one Brevibacillus composti genomic region, the following are encoded:
- a CDS encoding gamma-glutamyl-gamma-aminobutyrate hydrolase family protein — MRPIIGVASTKMYFPGNTLDQFFYVGSGYVDGVARTGGVPYILPLLTVKDAPFREMVERLDGLILTGGDDPAPHLYGEEPLQGLGEVEYERDLAELEVIKLAMELKKPILGICRGMQILNVAAGGTLIQDIPSQVPGALQHAQKGSRQYGAHKVMLQPGVVAEALGKTEILVNTSHHQAVKDVAPGYRATGIAADGVIEAIESLDGLHIGLQWHPERMWAHDDNMLKIAEMFVNKCRQAKHSAR, encoded by the coding sequence GTGCGTCCGATTATTGGCGTAGCAAGCACCAAGATGTACTTTCCGGGCAACACCCTGGACCAGTTTTTCTATGTCGGTTCCGGTTATGTGGACGGCGTGGCCCGCACTGGCGGTGTTCCATATATTTTGCCGCTTTTGACGGTAAAAGACGCCCCGTTTCGCGAGATGGTCGAAAGACTGGACGGCTTGATTCTGACCGGCGGGGACGATCCGGCGCCGCATCTGTACGGCGAGGAGCCGCTTCAGGGTCTGGGGGAAGTGGAGTACGAGAGGGATCTGGCGGAGTTGGAGGTAATCAAGCTGGCGATGGAGCTGAAAAAGCCCATCCTGGGTATCTGCCGCGGCATGCAAATCCTCAATGTGGCAGCGGGCGGCACGCTGATCCAGGATATCCCGAGCCAAGTGCCCGGAGCTCTCCAGCATGCGCAAAAAGGCTCGCGCCAGTACGGAGCGCACAAGGTCATGCTGCAGCCGGGGGTCGTCGCGGAGGCCCTGGGCAAAACCGAAATTCTCGTCAACACCTCCCATCACCAGGCTGTCAAGGACGTGGCCCCTGGCTACCGGGCTACCGGAATCGCTGCTGACGGGGTGATCGAGGCCATAGAGAGCCTCGACGGGCTGCACATCGGCTTGCAGTGGCATCCGGAGCGGATGTGGGCGCATGACGACAACATGCTGAAAATAGCGGAGATGTTCGTGAATAAATGCCGGCAGGCAAAGCATTCCGCGCGGTAA
- a CDS encoding peptide ABC transporter substrate-binding protein, translating to MKALHKLSLCFVLLGSLSLAGCGGQQANQPTEQKPAEAPAAPQEQASSQEMRINLNTGDPSTLDPGLAEDIPSMSIARAAFDGLLRLDVDGTIKESVAETYEVSADGLTYTFHLRDTKWSNGDPVTAHDFEYAWKRVLNPETASGYAYQLYFLKNGEAYNANKATADDVGVKATDDKTLVVTLENPAPFFPELVSTVTYFPVNKKVVEANKDWANSPETYVGNGPFVLKKWEHKSGMELEKSDTYWDKDRVKLSKLIVNMIEDANTELAMFEKGDLDWAGSPLGDLPLDALDSLKDSGKMQSKATAGTYWYIFNTTKPPFTNKHIRQAFAYAVNRQEIADSVVPFKSTPAFGILPPTMALNPDGYYKDNDVEKAKELLALGMKELGITKLPELTIAYNTTEVNQRVATVIQDQWRKAFGIEVKLVNKENKVHREQMKAGNFEIGRASWIGDFNDPINFLEVFKGGLNTSKWENQEFLDLLAQSSKEGDVAKRKEILKKADAIIMDEMPALPIYYFTYTWVKQDSVKDVVIDALGFIDFKYASNEKN from the coding sequence ATGAAAGCGCTTCACAAACTGTCGCTCTGTTTCGTCTTGCTCGGCAGCCTGTCCCTGGCTGGCTGCGGAGGGCAGCAAGCCAACCAGCCAACGGAGCAAAAACCGGCGGAAGCACCGGCCGCACCGCAGGAACAGGCTTCCAGTCAAGAGATGAGAATCAACCTGAATACAGGTGATCCGAGCACGCTCGATCCGGGTCTTGCCGAGGATATTCCATCCATGTCGATCGCTCGCGCCGCTTTTGACGGCCTCCTGCGACTAGATGTAGACGGCACGATCAAGGAGTCGGTTGCGGAAACATACGAAGTATCCGCTGACGGTTTGACCTACACCTTCCACCTTCGCGACACCAAATGGTCGAATGGCGACCCGGTCACGGCGCATGATTTCGAATATGCCTGGAAGCGCGTGCTGAACCCGGAGACGGCCTCCGGCTATGCTTATCAGCTGTACTTCCTCAAGAACGGTGAAGCATATAATGCCAACAAGGCAACGGCTGACGACGTCGGGGTGAAGGCGACTGACGACAAGACGCTGGTGGTAACGCTGGAAAATCCGGCTCCCTTCTTCCCGGAGCTGGTCTCTACGGTCACCTACTTCCCGGTGAACAAAAAAGTGGTGGAAGCCAACAAAGACTGGGCAAACAGCCCGGAGACCTACGTCGGCAACGGTCCGTTTGTGCTCAAAAAGTGGGAGCACAAATCGGGGATGGAGCTGGAGAAAAGCGATACCTATTGGGATAAAGACCGGGTGAAGCTCTCCAAGCTGATCGTCAACATGATCGAAGACGCCAATACCGAGCTGGCCATGTTTGAAAAGGGCGATCTGGACTGGGCGGGATCTCCGCTGGGCGATCTGCCGCTCGACGCGCTGGATTCCTTGAAAGATTCGGGCAAAATGCAATCAAAAGCGACGGCGGGCACGTACTGGTACATCTTCAATACGACCAAGCCGCCGTTTACCAACAAGCATATCCGTCAGGCCTTTGCCTACGCGGTCAACCGTCAGGAAATTGCCGACAGCGTCGTTCCGTTCAAGAGCACGCCGGCTTTTGGCATCCTGCCGCCGACCATGGCGCTCAATCCGGACGGCTATTACAAGGACAATGATGTCGAAAAGGCAAAAGAACTGCTTGCGCTCGGCATGAAAGAGCTGGGCATCACCAAACTGCCTGAGCTGACCATCGCCTACAATACGACGGAAGTGAACCAGCGTGTCGCCACCGTCATTCAGGATCAGTGGAGAAAGGCGTTCGGCATCGAAGTGAAGCTGGTGAACAAAGAGAACAAAGTACATCGCGAGCAGATGAAGGCGGGGAATTTCGAGATTGGCCGCGCCAGCTGGATCGGCGACTTTAACGACCCGATCAACTTCCTCGAGGTGTTCAAAGGCGGTCTGAACACGTCCAAATGGGAGAACCAGGAATTCCTCGACCTTTTGGCACAATCCTCCAAAGAAGGAGATGTCGCCAAGCGGAAAGAAATCCTCAAGAAGGCAGACGCCATCATCATGGATGAGATGCCTGCCCTGCCGATCTACTACTTCACCTACACCTGGGTGAAGCAGGACAGCGTCAAGGATGTCGTGATTGACGCGCTCGGCTTTATCGACTTCAAGTATGCATCCAACGAAAAGAATTAG
- a CDS encoding serine hydrolase: MSHLLASLKESIEALLAKSGGQWGVYLEDLTTREVLEINADQRFFAASLIKVPIMTAVFAEAYAGKFSLEERIPLRHEDQVGGSGILQHMTPGTEWSVYDLATLMIIQSDNTATNLLIELVGTDAIRTVMEKTGMSNSQFYNKLMIVPADLEGYNEVTAADMGSHLRALASGSIISYNSCLQMMGILKKQQHRDRIPYLLPDPDGDLIGMLPKWELANKTGTVTRTAHDTGILYVADRAVTICLLSRELEIVTANEAMAQIGKMVYERYAK, from the coding sequence GTGAGCCATTTGCTCGCATCTTTGAAAGAATCGATAGAGGCATTGCTGGCGAAAAGCGGCGGACAATGGGGCGTGTACCTGGAGGACCTGACGACCAGGGAAGTGTTGGAAATCAATGCTGATCAGCGTTTTTTTGCGGCCAGTCTGATCAAGGTGCCGATCATGACGGCCGTGTTTGCCGAGGCCTACGCGGGGAAATTCTCGCTGGAGGAGCGCATCCCCCTGCGGCATGAGGATCAGGTCGGCGGATCCGGAATCTTGCAGCATATGACCCCCGGCACGGAGTGGAGCGTCTACGACCTGGCCACACTGATGATTATCCAGAGCGACAACACGGCGACGAACCTCCTCATCGAATTGGTCGGAACCGACGCGATCCGGACGGTGATGGAAAAGACGGGCATGAGCAACAGCCAGTTCTACAATAAACTGATGATCGTCCCCGCCGATTTGGAGGGATACAACGAAGTGACCGCCGCCGATATGGGCAGCCATCTCCGCGCTCTGGCCAGCGGCAGCATCATTTCCTACAACAGCTGCCTCCAGATGATGGGGATCCTCAAAAAGCAGCAGCATCGCGACCGCATCCCGTACCTGCTGCCCGACCCGGACGGCGATTTGATCGGCATGCTGCCCAAATGGGAGCTGGCGAACAAGACAGGTACGGTCACCCGGACGGCGCATGACACCGGGATCTTGTACGTAGCCGATCGGGCCGTGACTATTTGCCTCCTGTCGAGAGAGCTGGAGATCGTGACAGCCAATGAGGCGATGGCGCAAATCGGAAAGATGGTCTACGAGCGGTACGCCAAATAA
- a CDS encoding ECF transporter S component: protein MPPTRLSRNKKAVLIGLGILWYGLFNYITDYIPVGDSSLRPAVVILTVFGAYFGPFSGFLIGLAGTFLSDLLSGQVWWIWILANGVIGLFSGFISCHDGFDLGRGQVAPIHYVWLAIWGIAGNLLGLVMAAVVDLISGTPGVTLMGWAIIPAVVNCFWIVSTGIPIVALIAKRQKEAVERE, encoded by the coding sequence ATGCCACCCACTCGTCTGTCAAGGAACAAAAAAGCAGTATTGATCGGTTTGGGAATTCTCTGGTACGGTCTTTTCAACTACATAACGGATTACATACCGGTGGGTGACAGCAGCTTGCGCCCAGCCGTCGTTATCCTGACGGTATTCGGTGCGTATTTTGGTCCGTTTTCCGGCTTTTTGATCGGTTTGGCCGGTACGTTTCTAAGCGATCTCCTATCCGGTCAAGTTTGGTGGATCTGGATTTTGGCAAATGGCGTGATCGGCCTTTTTTCCGGGTTTATTTCCTGTCATGACGGATTTGATCTGGGCAGGGGTCAGGTAGCCCCGATCCATTACGTCTGGCTGGCAATCTGGGGGATCGCAGGCAACCTGCTGGGGCTCGTGATGGCAGCCGTGGTCGATCTGATCAGCGGAACGCCGGGCGTAACCCTCATGGGTTGGGCCATCATCCCGGCGGTGGTCAACTGCTTTTGGATTGTCAGCACGGGGATTCCGATCGTGGCCTTGATTGCAAAACGGCAGAAAGAAGCCGTTGAAAGGGAATGA
- a CDS encoding phytoene desaturase family protein: MIQAITREYTLEYVREIVMTSNHFDVVIVGGGLAGLSAAAYLSAHGKKVAVLERGALGGRAVTLKIKGFHFNFGAHAIYGRDTSVLKTFEKELGLHIDWQDFNPNKARYDLGDDLTAVPANVQGLFRTKLVKGFDKVLFTFEILKTMLKMETGHPHLSIQKWMEKQNISEDVQEMMLTLASSNFFTREPERIPSDVFFAYYRRIFTTNKPVAYIGGGWQALIDEFVRVIEANNGTVLTKTKVESFRVEDAKVVAAVTAEAEYTGDEFISCIPPKEMVKAFKDTKLEHAIAQYASYDPTVVVVYDVGLKERLDVPYTYIYDKHNNIFITDISYYDKSCVPEGGQLLQATAYLRQSEVGDKEMIDKRKEEIEQLYDKHFAGWREQLVVPRVSTRAIVQEIKWTMNQGPMPISLPDYRNLFFAGDWCEGQGQLSELSFSSAYEVSKLVLSK, encoded by the coding sequence ATGATTCAAGCGATTACACGTGAGTACACATTGGAATACGTAAGGGAGATTGTTATGACATCGAACCATTTTGACGTCGTCATCGTCGGCGGGGGGCTCGCTGGTCTGTCTGCCGCAGCCTATCTGTCGGCTCATGGAAAAAAGGTAGCCGTGCTTGAGCGTGGAGCCCTCGGCGGCCGCGCCGTTACGCTGAAAATCAAGGGCTTTCACTTCAACTTTGGTGCGCATGCCATCTATGGACGAGACACCTCTGTCTTGAAAACCTTTGAAAAAGAGCTGGGTCTGCATATCGACTGGCAGGATTTCAATCCGAACAAGGCCCGCTATGATTTGGGCGATGATCTGACAGCGGTCCCCGCCAATGTACAGGGCTTGTTCCGCACCAAGCTGGTCAAGGGTTTTGACAAGGTGCTGTTTACCTTTGAGATTCTGAAAACCATGCTGAAGATGGAGACCGGCCATCCCCATCTGTCGATTCAAAAGTGGATGGAGAAGCAGAATATCAGCGAGGACGTCCAGGAAATGATGCTCACCCTCGCCTCTTCCAACTTCTTCACGCGTGAACCGGAACGGATTCCCTCCGATGTCTTTTTCGCCTACTATCGCCGGATTTTCACGACCAACAAGCCGGTGGCCTACATCGGGGGAGGCTGGCAAGCGCTGATCGACGAATTCGTCCGGGTCATCGAAGCCAATAACGGGACCGTCCTGACCAAGACCAAAGTAGAGTCGTTCCGCGTAGAGGATGCGAAAGTCGTGGCTGCCGTCACCGCAGAGGCCGAGTACACCGGCGATGAGTTCATCAGCTGCATCCCGCCCAAAGAGATGGTCAAAGCGTTTAAGGATACCAAACTGGAGCATGCGATTGCCCAGTACGCCAGCTATGATCCGACCGTGGTGGTCGTCTACGACGTCGGATTGAAAGAGCGTCTTGACGTTCCGTATACCTATATTTACGACAAGCATAACAATATTTTTATCACCGACATCTCCTATTACGACAAGAGCTGCGTGCCGGAAGGCGGTCAGCTGCTGCAGGCGACAGCCTATCTCCGTCAGTCCGAAGTAGGCGACAAGGAGATGATCGACAAGCGCAAAGAAGAAATCGAACAGCTGTATGACAAGCACTTTGCCGGTTGGCGGGAACAGCTGGTGGTGCCGCGGGTTTCCACGCGGGCGATCGTTCAGGAAATCAAATGGACGATGAACCAGGGGCCGATGCCGATCAGCCTGCCGGATTACCGCAATCTCTTCTTCGCAGGAGACTGGTGCGAGGGACAAGGCCAATTGTCCGAGCTCTCCTTCTCCAGCGCATACGAAGTGAGCAAGCTGGTTCTGAGCAAATAA
- a CDS encoding conserved virulence factor C family protein, with protein sequence MKLLSIEPTPSPNVMKLNVDERLPDGVQRVYDKKSEGQVPELVRQLLAIEGVTSIFHTADFYALERKPQADWQQILAQASEVFGEGAASAIPAWAGEGAEEGWGEAQVYLQMFRGIPMQVKVTMGTEQIRAALPERFGAAAVKAGSASPNVIMERKWVEQGVRYGDLREIGEEVASEVDAAYPQDRLEELIEQALQLQVGEEPVREERTRQEVTLEMLDEPDWQKRYAALEKMEPTESDLPVLKKALRDQKGSIRRLAVVYLGMVGGDEVFPLLYEALRDPSVSVRRTAGDTLSDLGDPRAIGAMCEALKDSNKLVRWRAARFLYEVGDETALEALRNAQDDPEFEVRLQIQMAIERIERGEAASGTVWQQMTRRNEKRDG encoded by the coding sequence ATGAAACTGTTGTCCATCGAACCGACGCCCAGTCCCAATGTCATGAAGCTGAATGTGGACGAGCGTTTGCCTGATGGGGTTCAACGTGTTTACGACAAAAAGTCGGAGGGGCAGGTGCCGGAGCTGGTGAGACAGCTGCTGGCCATCGAAGGCGTGACTTCCATTTTTCATACGGCCGATTTTTACGCGCTGGAGCGAAAGCCCCAGGCAGATTGGCAGCAAATCCTGGCCCAGGCCAGCGAAGTGTTTGGAGAAGGAGCGGCGTCGGCTATCCCGGCTTGGGCAGGAGAAGGCGCGGAAGAAGGCTGGGGAGAGGCGCAGGTCTATCTCCAGATGTTCCGCGGCATCCCGATGCAGGTAAAAGTGACAATGGGCACGGAGCAGATTCGGGCTGCTTTGCCGGAGCGTTTTGGCGCAGCGGCGGTCAAAGCGGGCTCGGCCTCGCCCAATGTGATCATGGAGCGAAAATGGGTCGAGCAGGGCGTTCGCTACGGGGATCTGCGCGAAATTGGCGAGGAAGTGGCCAGTGAGGTAGACGCCGCTTATCCGCAGGATCGGCTGGAGGAGCTGATCGAGCAGGCGCTTCAGCTCCAGGTAGGGGAGGAGCCGGTACGCGAGGAGCGGACCCGCCAAGAGGTAACCCTGGAGATGCTGGATGAACCTGATTGGCAAAAGCGGTATGCCGCCCTGGAGAAAATGGAGCCGACCGAATCGGACCTGCCCGTCTTGAAAAAGGCGCTGCGCGATCAAAAGGGGTCGATTCGCCGCTTGGCGGTCGTGTACCTGGGGATGGTCGGCGGGGATGAGGTGTTTCCGCTCCTGTACGAGGCACTCCGCGACCCCTCGGTATCGGTGCGGCGAACGGCCGGGGACACCCTGTCCGATCTGGGAGATCCGCGAGCCATCGGGGCGATGTGCGAAGCGTTGAAGGACAGCAATAAGCTGGTTCGTTGGAGAGCGGCCCGCTTCCTCTACGAGGTGGGGGATGAGACCGCGCTGGAAGCCCTCCGAAACGCGCAGGATGACCCCGAGTTCGAGGTGAGGCTGCAGATCCAGATGGCCATCGAGCGGATCGAGCGCGGCGAAGCGGCGAGTGGCACGGTCTGGCAGCAGATGACGAGGAGAAACGAAAAAAGAGACGGGTAA
- a CDS encoding GNAT family N-acetyltransferase — protein MTSYTFFSRSALTEKELRDIQELAKICNEHEQIDLKLNLDMLTDRPGKDADDFLCYAGDKLVGFGALFVFHREEAEVSGMVHPEYRRQGIFRRLQAMMEEECRSRNIPQLLFIVQRGAVSGKNYMECIRATYRFSEYWMEWTGEAEASVQPTDGVRIRPAVPEDKERLIQLDVEGFGLEEARVREMFPRLEQEPGRTTYLIETDGLPPIGKMSLSRQKDHAFIYGFTVEPAQQGKGYGRAALGKAIQLLRQEGYARIVLEVATENSKALGLYESCGFRVKSANDYYQHLL, from the coding sequence ATGACGAGCTATACTTTTTTCTCGAGATCAGCGCTGACCGAAAAAGAACTGCGGGACATTCAAGAGTTGGCGAAAATATGCAATGAACACGAGCAAATCGACTTGAAGCTGAATCTGGACATGCTGACAGACCGTCCGGGAAAGGATGCGGACGATTTCCTCTGCTATGCCGGGGACAAACTGGTGGGCTTTGGCGCTCTCTTCGTCTTTCATCGGGAAGAGGCGGAGGTGAGCGGCATGGTGCACCCGGAGTACCGCCGGCAAGGGATATTTCGCCGCTTGCAAGCCATGATGGAGGAGGAGTGCCGCTCCCGCAACATACCGCAGCTCTTGTTTATCGTGCAGCGCGGTGCCGTTTCCGGCAAAAACTACATGGAATGCATCCGCGCTACCTACCGTTTCTCGGAATACTGGATGGAGTGGACAGGGGAGGCCGAGGCGTCTGTGCAGCCGACCGACGGAGTGCGGATCCGCCCAGCGGTCCCGGAGGACAAAGAGAGATTGATCCAATTGGATGTGGAAGGCTTTGGCCTGGAGGAGGCGCGTGTGCGGGAAATGTTCCCGCGCCTGGAGCAGGAGCCCGGACGGACCACGTATCTGATCGAAACAGACGGCCTTCCCCCCATCGGCAAAATGAGCCTGTCGAGGCAAAAGGATCACGCATTCATCTACGGGTTTACGGTCGAACCGGCACAGCAGGGGAAAGGCTATGGCCGGGCGGCGCTGGGAAAGGCGATTCAGCTGCTCCGGCAGGAAGGCTATGCGCGGATCGTCTTGGAGGTGGCCACCGAAAACAGCAAGGCTCTCGGGCTGTATGAATCCTGCGGTTTTCGCGTCAAATCCGCCAATGACTACTACCAGCACCTCTTGTAA
- a CDS encoding DUF4931 domain-containing protein — protein MSRIHLHFDMHIGRQKPESITNRETSCPFCKRDELTGILEKRGEIIWLKNKYPVLQAASQTVLIETDQCDSDLSEYPKAHLHSLFAFGFEKWLEMERSGSFRSVMFFKNHGPYSGGSIRHPHMQIVGLDHVDCHQDVRASDFEGILIDQADGVVCNLSTKPRVGFFEYNVIMPEEGNLSQLADYTQIVTHWILNHVNRRHQSYNLFFYRWDGQIIVKIVPRFVASPLYIGYGIPQVGNNLEEVVREFRHRYFS, from the coding sequence ATGTCGCGGATCCATTTGCATTTTGATATGCACATCGGCCGACAGAAGCCGGAGAGCATTACCAATAGAGAGACATCCTGTCCCTTCTGCAAGCGGGATGAGCTGACGGGGATTCTCGAGAAGCGAGGGGAGATCATCTGGCTGAAGAACAAATATCCCGTCCTGCAGGCTGCCAGCCAGACGGTATTGATCGAAACAGATCAGTGCGACAGCGATCTCTCTGAATACCCGAAGGCTCATCTCCATTCGCTGTTTGCCTTTGGCTTTGAAAAATGGCTGGAGATGGAGAGGAGCGGCTCGTTTCGTTCCGTGATGTTTTTCAAAAATCATGGTCCGTATTCCGGAGGGAGTATCCGCCACCCGCATATGCAGATCGTCGGATTGGACCATGTGGATTGTCATCAGGATGTGAGAGCATCCGATTTCGAAGGGATCCTGATCGACCAGGCTGACGGAGTGGTCTGCAATCTGTCCACGAAGCCGCGTGTTGGTTTCTTTGAATACAATGTGATCATGCCGGAGGAAGGGAATCTGTCTCAACTGGCGGATTACACGCAGATCGTGACGCACTGGATCCTGAACCATGTCAATCGCCGCCATCAGAGCTACAATTTGTTCTTCTATCGCTGGGACGGGCAGATCATTGTCAAAATCGTCCCGCGCTTCGTCGCTTCTCCGCTCTATATCGGCTACGGCATCCCCCAGGTTGGCAATAATCTGGAGGAGGTCGTCCGGGAGTTTCGCCACCGTTATTTTTCATAA
- a CDS encoding Gmad2 immunoglobulin-like domain-containing protein, with protein MMKKFIPILLLAVWLQGCSSPAETPSNGAQPTPEQPPAAEQPAPTPQPPQTGNAQPAAPAEPSAEKPGDPASVYGNEIFQEVTVKKEKEDTYSVKGKARVFEAVFQYVVEDGHNELAQGVVNTSAGAPEWGHFEFTVQVKKDQPNSTLTLVLFEVSAKDGSRRLELPIPLPE; from the coding sequence ATGATGAAGAAATTTATTCCGATCCTGCTTTTGGCCGTATGGCTGCAGGGCTGCTCTTCGCCTGCAGAAACTCCGTCGAACGGCGCACAGCCGACGCCGGAACAGCCGCCCGCCGCGGAGCAGCCGGCTCCAACACCGCAGCCCCCCCAAACAGGAAACGCACAGCCCGCTGCGCCGGCGGAGCCGTCCGCGGAAAAACCGGGCGATCCCGCCTCCGTGTACGGAAATGAGATTTTCCAGGAGGTCACGGTTAAAAAAGAGAAGGAAGATACCTATTCAGTCAAAGGAAAAGCGCGCGTCTTTGAAGCCGTGTTCCAGTATGTGGTCGAAGACGGCCATAATGAGCTGGCGCAGGGAGTCGTCAACACGTCGGCTGGCGCTCCCGAATGGGGCCATTTTGAATTCACGGTCCAGGTGAAGAAAGATCAGCCCAACTCGACGCTCACCCTCGTCCTGTTCGAAGTGAGTGCCAAGGATGGCAGCCGACGACTGGAACTGCCAATTCCTTTGCCGGAATAA
- a CDS encoding CynX/NimT family MFS transporter has product MNHLKAAVYANERGRVWLLVLGIYLMAANLRAPLTAVGPIVGQIRDDTGITNTVAGMLTTLPLLAFALLSPIAPKISRRFGIEQTLFFSALLLFTGILLRAFHPVWMLFLGTAMLGFAIALGNVLIPSLIKRDFPLKVGLMTGVYSMSMNMWAAIASGVSIPIAESFSLGWRGSLTFWAGLSLIALLVWIPQLAGGKKDAGAPANSPAVRRGGSLWRSPLAWKVTLFMGLQSLVFYVGITWIPQILQYIGVSPSASGWLLFLMQIFSVPGSFLAPVLAGRSSDQRMLVAVTTGLMFTGYAGLLMGNTVLLPLWMICIGISLGSAFSLAVMFFALRTRTTHEAAELSGMAQSIGYLLAAFGPTFFGFIRDVTQGWTTPILIVLLVSVTLMIVGWSTGKNVYVSSAEEKNVAS; this is encoded by the coding sequence ATGAATCACTTGAAAGCGGCCGTCTATGCAAACGAGCGCGGGCGCGTATGGCTCTTGGTGCTGGGCATCTATCTCATGGCCGCCAATTTGCGGGCCCCGCTGACGGCCGTGGGGCCGATCGTGGGCCAGATTCGCGATGACACCGGCATCACCAATACGGTAGCCGGGATGCTGACGACTTTGCCCTTGCTGGCTTTTGCCCTGCTCTCGCCGATTGCCCCCAAGATATCGCGGCGCTTCGGCATCGAGCAGACGCTCTTTTTCAGTGCGCTGCTGCTGTTCACCGGGATTTTGCTCAGGGCCTTCCACCCGGTCTGGATGCTTTTCCTGGGCACGGCCATGCTGGGCTTTGCTATCGCGCTTGGAAATGTGCTGATCCCCAGCTTGATCAAGCGGGATTTTCCCTTAAAGGTCGGGCTGATGACGGGTGTTTACTCGATGTCGATGAACATGTGGGCGGCGATTGCATCCGGCGTCAGCATACCGATCGCGGAGAGCTTTTCACTCGGCTGGCGAGGCTCTCTCACCTTCTGGGCGGGCCTGAGCTTGATCGCGCTGCTGGTCTGGATACCGCAGCTTGCGGGAGGCAAAAAGGATGCCGGAGCCCCCGCGAACAGCCCTGCAGTCAGGCGGGGAGGCTCTCTGTGGAGATCCCCGCTGGCCTGGAAGGTCACGTTGTTTATGGGACTGCAATCGCTGGTCTTTTACGTCGGCATCACCTGGATTCCGCAAATTCTGCAATACATCGGCGTCAGTCCGTCTGCCTCCGGCTGGCTGCTCTTCCTGATGCAAATCTTCAGTGTGCCGGGCAGTTTTCTGGCCCCGGTGCTGGCTGGACGCTCTTCGGATCAGCGCATGCTCGTCGCGGTTACCACGGGCCTGATGTTTACCGGATATGCCGGGCTGCTCATGGGCAATACGGTGCTTTTGCCGCTGTGGATGATCTGCATCGGGATCTCGCTGGGCAGCGCGTTTTCACTTGCGGTCATGTTCTTTGCTTTGCGCACCCGGACCACGCATGAGGCGGCCGAACTGTCGGGCATGGCCCAGTCCATCGGGTATCTGCTGGCTGCTTTTGGGCCGACGTTCTTCGGTTTTATCCGCGACGTGACCCAAGGGTGGACGACGCCGATCCTGATCGTGCTGCTGGTCTCCGTAACCCTGATGATCGTTGGATGGAGTACCGGCAAGAATGTGTACGTTTCATCTGCTGAAGAAAAAAACGTCGCCAGCTAG
- a CDS encoding FadR/GntR family transcriptional regulator: MTLKQPARMSLAEQVAHQMDSMIRTGKWPVGTRIPPEPELVNQLGVSRNTVREAVRALVHTGMLETRQGDGTYVSSSSDLGAALQRRCKRSNIVETLEVRSALEQEAARLAALRRTEEDVEEMLRWLRASDAAETIEQYIDADMKLHQSIIRAADNSILTELYEHMTEAIHRSIGETVERMIFSPASERFVAHKKIHKEMVEAIIDREPEAATQAVRAHIEASQQAMLRQEQGGSA, encoded by the coding sequence ATGACGTTAAAACAGCCGGCCCGCATGTCGCTGGCGGAACAGGTCGCCCATCAGATGGACAGCATGATCCGCACGGGCAAGTGGCCGGTCGGTACGCGCATCCCGCCTGAGCCGGAATTGGTCAATCAGTTGGGAGTCAGCCGCAACACGGTTCGCGAAGCCGTGCGGGCACTGGTGCATACAGGCATGCTGGAGACGAGGCAGGGGGACGGCACGTATGTCTCCTCGTCCAGCGACTTGGGGGCAGCTTTGCAGCGCAGATGCAAGCGCTCCAATATCGTCGAGACGTTGGAGGTCAGGTCTGCGCTGGAGCAGGAGGCCGCACGCCTGGCCGCGCTGAGGCGGACCGAAGAAGATGTGGAGGAGATGCTTCGCTGGCTGAGAGCGAGCGATGCGGCCGAGACAATCGAACAGTACATCGACGCGGACATGAAGCTGCACCAGTCGATTATCAGAGCGGCGGACAACAGCATTCTGACGGAACTCTACGAGCATATGACAGAAGCGATCCACCGATCCATCGGGGAGACTGTGGAGCGGATGATTTTTTCACCGGCTTCCGAGCGATTTGTGGCGCATAAGAAAATCCATAAAGAGATGGTCGAAGCGATCATCGACCGCGAGCCGGAAGCTGCGACGCAGGCCGTCCGGGCACATATCGAGGCCTCCCAGCAGGCCATGCTCCGGCAAGAGCAGGGGGGATCGGCATGA